The genome window CACCATCAAATCCATGACGGCGCTGCTCGTGGGCGCTGCATTGCAGGATGGGGCCATACACAGCATCGACGATCCCGTCACTCGCTATCTGCCCGCCATGCAGGGCTGCGCGTACGAACAGGTGACCGTGCGGCACTTGATGACCATGTGCTCGGGCATGGAGTGGACCGAGGACTACACGGACAAGCAGTCGGACGTAAACCGCTACAGCAAATCGCTGGCCGACAAGGTGCCCGGCGGCGTGTTGGCGCTATTGCGCCAGTGCCGCCGCCTGCATGCGCCGGGCGCCGTGTGGCACTACAACACGGGCGACACGTATCTGCTGGGCGCGTTGATTTCCGCAGCCACCGGCAGCACGTTGGCGGACTATCTGTCGCGCAAGATCTGGCAGCCCTACGGCATGGAGTTTGACGCGTTCTACACGCTTGAATCCGAAAATGGGCAGGAGATCGGCGGCAGCCGTGCAGGGATGGCGTTGCGGGATCTGGGCCGTTTGGGGCAGTTTGTCTTGGATGACGGCGTGATCAACGGCGCGCGCGTCTTGCCCGAAGGGTGGATCGACCAGGCGGGGGCGGTGGCCCACAACGTGCCCGAAGCCTTTCATTCCGCCAGCCGGCAGTCGCTTGGGCTGACGGGTTACGGCTACAGCTGGTGGCTGCGCGAAGACGGCGCGATGATGGCGATGGGCCACTCAGGCCAACGCATCTTCATAGACCGTGACAAGGGGTTGGTCGTGGTGCAGTTGGCGGCCTATCCTGAGCCGCGCTATGTCAGCGCCAATGAGCCGGATCGCGACGCCGAGCTGAACAGCGTGATCGCGGCGATCCGGGATGCGGAGTGATGGCCCGGGTTCAATGACCGGGTTCAGCGGCCCGTGTCAGGATAGTCTGGCCCGGCGTCGTGGAAGCCGCCGCTGCTATAGGGATTGACCGCGCCGGGGTGGGGCGGGCCGCCGTTACCGGGGGCGCACCCGGCCAGGAGCAGTGTGGCGGCAAGGACAGAAAGCAGGTGTATCAGGGGAAATCTCATCTGGGGTCTCCTGCGGCTGCCCCTCAGCAGGCGCGTGGCATGCAGCGTATAGCCGGATTATAGGCCCGGGCCACGCGGGCACGATGCTGTGCACAATATAAAAAACGGGCGGCATCTGGTAAGAGATGCCGCCCGTTTTTGGCTGAATTGCGCCGTTTGCTTAGTTCTTCAGCGTGGGGGAAAACAAGGCAAGCACCCGGTTGGGGTCATTGGAACCCGACAGCATTTCGGCTACCGACACGCCATTGCGCGGATTCAAGGTCAGCGTGATTGAGCGGTCGTCGCCACTTGCGAAATTGGCGACGGCCTTGCATGCGTCTTCGTTGTCCTTGAAGCCGGCCAGCGCCTTCTTTTGAATGCACTGTTTTTTAGCGTCGCTGACAAACTTCTCGAATTGCTTGGCGCGCTGCTTGTCAGGATTGCCTTCGCCTGCCACAGCTGCGACGTTGTAGCGCTTGTAGAGTTCAATGCTGCGCTTGACGTAGCCATCGTCCTTCAAAGACAGGCTGCCCGTTTTGACGCGCACTTCGGCCAACGGCGCCAGCGTGCGGTCGATGCGGCCCATGCCCATCAAACCCATCATGCCGAGCGCGCCCATGGCCGCGCCGTTTTCGATCATGCCGACTGCGCCGTTGACGCGTTCCAGTTCCAGCGACAGTTCGGCGTTCAGGGCGTCTGGCTGTTCCAGGTTGAATTGGAGTTCGGCGTTGTCGTCATCGCGCTGGTAATCCCAGCGCACGCGCAGGTTCGCGGGCGGCAGGTCTGTCTTTCCCGCCTGGCGGATCAGGTCTGTCTGGCTCAGCACACTGTTGCCGTTGGGCAGCGCGGCGCCTTCGATCGTGACGTCGCCGCTTTGGCGGTCGGCGGTATTGCGCAGGCCGCTGATCTTGACCAGTTCGATCGTCGCGATCGGCGAAGCCTGCGATCCGATCGTGACCTGTTTCAGCTTGGCCGAGCCGAACGGCGATGCCGAAATGCTCTGCCAGTGGACCATGTTGCGCTGGCCCGTTTTGTCCAGCAGCGCCACCAGTTCGTCTTCCGCTTTGCCGGACGCATAGGCGCCCATGCCCCACCAGGCGCACGCCAGCACTGCCACGACGCCGCCTGCAATCAGGCCGTTCTTTTGATTGATCATTGCGTTGCTCGTCTGGCGTTTAAGGTTGGTTCGCTTGGTCGATCACTGCCTGGGCCTTTTCAGGCGTCCAGTCGGACAGGCCCATCATCATGCGGGCGCCCACCAGG of Achromobacter seleniivolatilans contains these proteins:
- a CDS encoding serine hydrolase domain-containing protein; this translates as MTDLSVAINDTRSAQSVAQPTLHLPRSEDFLLWPPCLQSYGYRIVDQLFATRTVARGAAVRELPRGSEVRVQYQSEGVSRELPEFMDRNNVAGLLAIRDGRVVLERYGLGFQPHERWSTMSTIKSMTALLVGAALQDGAIHSIDDPVTRYLPAMQGCAYEQVTVRHLMTMCSGMEWTEDYTDKQSDVNRYSKSLADKVPGGVLALLRQCRRLHAPGAVWHYNTGDTYLLGALISAATGSTLADYLSRKIWQPYGMEFDAFYTLESENGQEIGGSRAGMALRDLGRLGQFVLDDGVINGARVLPEGWIDQAGAVAHNVPEAFHSASRQSLGLTGYGYSWWLREDGAMMAMGHSGQRIFIDRDKGLVVVQLAAYPEPRYVSANEPDRDAELNSVIAAIRDAE